A single region of the Corvus hawaiiensis isolate bCorHaw1 chromosome 27, bCorHaw1.pri.cur, whole genome shotgun sequence genome encodes:
- the LOC125317568 gene encoding olfactory receptor 14J1-like — MCNSSSISHFLLLALADTWQLQLLHFCLFLGISLAALLGNGLIISAGACGQHLHSPMFFFLLSLALPDLGSICTTVPKAMHNSLWGTRHISYLGCAAQLFLFVFFFSAEYFLLTITCYDRYVSICKALHYGTLLGSRACAHMAAAAWASAFLYALMHTANTFSLPLGQGNALGQFFCEIPHILKLSCSKSRLRELGLIAVSACLLFGCFVFIVFSYVQIFRAVLRIPSEQGRHKAFSTCLPHLAVLSLFLSTSAFAHLKPPSISSPSLDVALSVLYSVVPPALNPLIYSLRNQELRDALRKRITGWFSAAINSHSPAELL; from the coding sequence ATGTgcaacagcagctccatcagccacTTCCTCCTGCTGGCATTGGCAGACAcgtggcagctgcagctcctgcacttctgcctcttcctgggcatctccctggctgccctcctgGGCAACGGCCTCATCATCAGCGCCGGAGCCTGcggccagcacctgcacagccccatgttcttcttcctgctcagcctggccctCCCCGACCTGGGCTCCATCTgcaccactgtccccaaggccaTGCACAATTCCCTCTGGGGCACCAGGCACATCTCCTACTTAGGATGTGCTGCTCAGCTATtcctctttgtctttttcttttcagcagagTATTTCCTCCTCACCATCACGTGCTACGACCGCTACGTGTCCATCTGCAAAGCCCTGCACTACGGgaccctcctgggcagcagagcttgtgcccacatggcagcagctgcctgggccagtgcctttCTCTACGCTCTCATGCACACGGCCaatacattttccctgcccctgggccAGGGCAATGCCCTGGGCcagttcttctgtgaaatcccACACATCCTCAAGCTCTCCTGCTCCAAATCCCGCCTCAGGGAACTTGGGCTCATCGCTGTCAGTGCCTGTTTGCTCTTTGGCTGTTTTGTGTTCATTGTTTTCTCCTATGTGCAGATCTTCAGGGCCGTGCTGAGGATCCCCTCTGAGCAGGGGCGGCACAAAGCCTTTTCCACGTGCCTCCCTCACCTGGCCGTGCTCTCTCTGTTCCTCAGCACTTCAGCATTTGCTCACCTGAAGCCCCCCTCCatctcatccccatccctggatgtggccCTGTCAGTTCTGTACTCGGTGGTGCCTCCAGCCCTGAACCCCCTCATCTACAGCCTGAGGAACCAGGAGCTCAGGGATGCCCTGAGGAAAAGGATCACGGGTTGGTTTTCAGCAGCAATAAACTCTCAttctcctgcagagctgctctga